The Trinickia acidisoli genome includes a window with the following:
- a CDS encoding Crp/Fnr family transcriptional regulator — MLTLQSDLHGNHLLGALPSQEWQALTPHLELVHLRTEQLLCDCGHKIHHVYFPTTAIISILSMMEDGGSVELAAVGREGMTGVQVLTGGETMPSRVQVQCSGFAYRMSAQQLKQEIARSDLLRRLMLLYMQALLTQVAQTAACNRHHSLSKQLCRWLLIEIDRAATNELAVTQQLIADMLGVRREGITEAAGKLHDQGLIHHSRGHIKVLDRKGLETRACECYGLVKREFDRLLPSLQQTDTVI; from the coding sequence ATGTTGACGCTACAATCCGACCTCCACGGCAATCACCTACTCGGCGCACTGCCGTCGCAAGAATGGCAAGCGCTGACGCCACATCTTGAATTGGTCCATCTCCGTACGGAACAATTGCTTTGCGACTGCGGGCATAAGATCCATCACGTTTATTTCCCGACGACGGCCATCATCTCGATCCTCTCGATGATGGAAGACGGCGGCTCGGTCGAGCTCGCCGCCGTCGGCCGCGAGGGCATGACGGGCGTACAAGTGCTCACGGGCGGCGAAACGATGCCGAGCCGCGTACAAGTGCAATGCTCCGGCTTCGCCTATCGGATGAGCGCGCAACAGCTCAAGCAGGAAATCGCGCGTTCCGATTTGCTGCGCCGGCTGATGCTGCTCTACATGCAAGCGCTGCTGACGCAGGTTGCGCAGACAGCCGCCTGCAATCGGCATCATTCGTTGAGCAAGCAACTATGTCGTTGGCTGCTGATCGAGATCGACCGCGCCGCAACGAACGAGCTGGCCGTGACGCAGCAGTTGATCGCCGATATGCTCGGCGTGCGGCGCGAAGGCATTACGGAAGCTGCCGGCAAGCTGCATGATCAAGGTTTGATCCATCACAGCCGCGGGCACATCAAAGTGCTCGACCGGAAAGGCCTCGAAACGCGCGCCTGCGAATGCTATGGGCTCGTGAAGCGCGAGTTCGACCGCTTGCTGCCCAGTCTTCAGCAAACGGATACGGTGATCTGA